Proteins found in one Streptococcus criceti HS-6 genomic segment:
- a CDS encoding GNAT family N-acetyltransferase, with product MTLKLREIKQADLPALQTLAIETFRQTFAHDNSPQQLSEYFAQVYSLETLKQELANPESLHILAEVDGQPAGFLKTNWGAAQTENELDAAYEIQRLYVLQEFQGQGIGKRLFEYALEQAQQSGFEWAWLGVWEKNVKAQKFYAKYGFERFSQHAFSVSEDKVDVDWLLKKKLK from the coding sequence ATGACCCTCAAACTTAGAGAAATTAAGCAGGCTGACTTACCGGCTCTGCAAACTTTGGCAATTGAAACTTTTCGCCAGACCTTTGCCCATGACAATAGTCCCCAGCAGTTGTCAGAGTATTTTGCCCAAGTTTATTCGCTGGAGACCTTAAAACAAGAACTGGCCAATCCAGAATCCCTGCATATTTTGGCAGAAGTGGATGGTCAGCCCGCCGGCTTTCTCAAGACTAATTGGGGAGCTGCCCAGACAGAAAATGAATTGGATGCGGCCTATGAAATTCAAAGGCTCTATGTCCTGCAGGAATTTCAAGGGCAAGGTATTGGCAAGAGGCTCTTTGAGTACGCCCTTGAGCAAGCTCAGCAGTCTGGTTTTGAGTGGGCCTGGTTAGGGGTCTGGGAAAAGAATGTCAAGGCACAAAAGTTTTATGCCAAGTACGGCTTTGAGCGCTTTAGCCAACATGCCTTCTCCGTTTCTGAGGATAAGGTTGATGTGGATTGGCTTTTAAAGAAGAAACTGAAATAA
- the pheS gene encoding phenylalanine--tRNA ligase subunit alpha has translation MDLQKQLEELKVSTKAKLKEMNGNHSKELQDLRVAVLGKKGSLTELLKGLKDLSSEMRPVIGKQVNEVRDVLTQAFEEQAKIVEAAKIRAQLESETLDVTLPGRKVNLGNRHILTQTSEEIEDIFLGMGFQVVDGFEVESDYYNFERMNLPKNHPARDMQDTFYITEDILLRTHTSPVQARTLDQHDFSEGPLKMISPGRVFRRDTDDATHSHQFHQIEGLVVGENISMGDLKGTLQMISQKMFGADRKIRLRPSYFPFTEPSVEVDVSCFKCGGQGCNVCKKTGWIEILGAGMVHPSVLEMSGVDSEKYSGFAFGLGQERIAMLRYGINDIRGFYQGDVRFSAQFK, from the coding sequence ATGGATTTACAGAAACAGTTAGAAGAGCTAAAAGTCTCAACCAAGGCTAAGCTCAAAGAAATGAATGGCAATCATAGTAAAGAATTGCAAGACCTGAGGGTTGCTGTTTTAGGTAAGAAGGGATCATTGACAGAACTGCTCAAGGGGCTCAAAGACCTATCAAGTGAGATGCGCCCAGTTATTGGTAAACAAGTTAACGAGGTGCGTGATGTTCTGACACAGGCTTTTGAAGAGCAGGCTAAAATTGTTGAAGCTGCTAAGATTCGAGCCCAATTAGAATCAGAAACACTGGATGTGACACTGCCAGGCCGCAAGGTTAATCTTGGAAACCGGCATATCTTGACGCAAACATCCGAAGAAATTGAAGATATTTTTCTTGGTATGGGCTTTCAAGTCGTTGATGGATTTGAAGTTGAGAGTGACTATTACAACTTTGAACGAATGAATCTGCCTAAGAATCACCCAGCTCGGGATATGCAGGATACCTTCTATATCACTGAAGACATCTTGCTCAGAACTCATACCAGCCCTGTCCAAGCTCGCACTCTGGATCAACATGATTTCTCTGAGGGACCGCTCAAGATGATTTCACCGGGACGTGTATTTCGTCGCGATACTGATGATGCTACCCATTCTCACCAGTTCCATCAAATTGAAGGTCTGGTTGTCGGCGAAAATATTTCCATGGGGGATCTCAAGGGCACCCTGCAAATGATCAGCCAGAAAATGTTCGGAGCAGACCGCAAGATTCGCCTGCGTCCATCCTATTTTCCATTCACCGAGCCATCTGTTGAGGTTGATGTCTCTTGCTTCAAGTGCGGCGGTCAAGGCTGTAACGTCTGCAAGAAGACCGGTTGGATTGAGATCCTTGGTGCCGGAATGGTTCACCCAAGTGTCTTAGAGATGTCTGGCGTCGACTCTGAAAAATATTCAGGCTTTGCCTTTGGTCTTGGTCAAGAACGGATTGCCATGCTGCGTTACGGTATCAATGATATTCGCGGCTTTTATCAAGGTGATGTTCGCTTCTCAGCCCAATTCAAATAA
- a CDS encoding DNA/RNA non-specific endonuclease has product MVKKSKSTMKREQKALLSLVSLVVFLILGLLATTDQLSDQNPIKQVAQQLTGEQQKRSKFSDEAPSRDLADSVLTQEVRNQLPAEISWNGSGAYILNGNKTNLDAQVASTPYVNNQTKVVQGQTVPSLANALLTKSTRQYRNRQETGNGSTDWTPAGWHQRTGLSGAYDHAIDRGHLIAYSLAGSLRGFDASTSNPANVAVQTAWANEASSEDSTGQNYYETQIRKALDKRKRVRYRVTLIYQGDNLIASGSHLEAKSSDGSLEFNVFIPNVQRDLILDYYTGQVKLES; this is encoded by the coding sequence ATAGTGAAAAAATCAAAATCAACGATGAAACGGGAGCAAAAAGCCCTGCTTTCGCTGGTCAGTTTAGTTGTCTTTTTAATACTGGGTTTGCTGGCAACTACTGATCAATTATCCGATCAAAATCCAATCAAGCAAGTAGCTCAGCAGCTAACGGGAGAGCAGCAGAAAAGGTCTAAGTTTAGTGATGAGGCTCCGAGTCGAGACTTAGCCGATAGTGTGCTGACTCAAGAAGTTAGAAACCAACTCCCGGCTGAAATTAGCTGGAATGGCTCAGGAGCTTATATTCTCAATGGGAATAAAACCAATTTGGATGCTCAGGTGGCTAGTACTCCCTATGTCAACAATCAGACAAAAGTCGTCCAAGGTCAGACGGTCCCAAGTCTCGCCAATGCCCTCCTGACCAAATCTACCCGTCAGTATCGTAACCGTCAGGAAACAGGTAACGGCTCAACAGACTGGACACCAGCAGGCTGGCATCAGCGAACGGGTCTTTCTGGTGCCTATGATCATGCCATAGATCGTGGCCATTTGATTGCTTATTCCTTAGCGGGCAGTCTACGAGGTTTCGATGCTTCAACAAGCAATCCGGCCAATGTCGCAGTCCAGACAGCCTGGGCTAATGAAGCCAGCAGTGAGGATTCGACGGGACAGAATTACTATGAAACCCAGATCCGCAAGGCCCTGGATAAGCGCAAGCGGGTTCGCTACCGAGTGACCTTAATTTATCAAGGCGACAACTTAATTGCCTCAGGCAGCCATCTGGAAGCCAAGTCATCCGATGGCAGTCTGGAATTTAATGTCTTTATTCCTAACGTGCAACGGGATTTGATACTGGATTACTACACAGGACAGGTGAAGCTTGAGTCCTGA
- a CDS encoding DNA-directed RNA polymerase subunit beta → MAKSGWAYIRHQLALILLVTFLCLVFFAVGLMLGYAVLGQGHNPLTILSPDKWQSLIDKFTGK, encoded by the coding sequence ATGGCGAAATCAGGTTGGGCCTATATTAGACATCAGTTAGCTTTAATTCTACTGGTTACTTTTCTTTGCCTAGTCTTTTTTGCGGTTGGCTTGATGCTTGGTTATGCTGTCCTCGGCCAAGGTCACAATCCCTTGACTATCCTATCACCGGATAAGTGGCAATCCTTGATTGATAAATTTACTGGAAAATAA
- the murA gene encoding UDP-N-acetylglucosamine 1-carboxyvinyltransferase — MDRIIVKGGQTRLQGEVTIEGAKNAVLPLLAATILPAQGQTVLSNVPILSDVFTMNNVVRGLNVEVDFDQEQNQVTVDATGQLLDEAPYEYVSQMRASIVVLGPILARNGHAKVSMPGGCTIGSRPIDLHLKGLEAMGAKISQVGGDITATADCLKGTNIYMDFPSVGATQNLMMAATLAQGTTIIENAAREPEIVDLAILLNKMGANVRGAGTETLTIKGVDQLHGAEHDVVQDRIEAGTFMVAAAMTSGDVLVKSAVWEHNRPLISKLLEMGVEVTEEDEGIRVKSDVSKLKPVTVKTLPHPGFPTDMQAQFTALMAVVRGESTMIETVFENRFQHLEEMRRMGLNSEIMRDTAIIHGGQDLQGAQVMSTDLRASAALILIGMVAQGTTTVGKLTHLDRGYYKFHEKLAALGADIERVND; from the coding sequence ATGGATAGAATTATTGTTAAGGGTGGTCAAACACGCTTACAAGGTGAAGTGACGATTGAAGGAGCTAAGAATGCGGTCCTTCCTCTCTTAGCGGCGACAATTTTGCCCGCTCAAGGCCAGACTGTACTGAGCAACGTTCCGATTTTATCGGATGTCTTTACCATGAATAATGTGGTTCGGGGTCTGAATGTTGAAGTTGATTTTGATCAAGAACAAAATCAGGTTACCGTAGATGCTACTGGGCAGCTTTTGGATGAGGCACCTTATGAATATGTCAGTCAAATGCGGGCTTCTATAGTTGTTCTAGGACCTATTTTGGCTCGTAATGGGCATGCCAAGGTTTCTATGCCGGGTGGCTGTACTATCGGCAGCCGTCCTATTGACCTTCATCTCAAAGGTTTGGAGGCCATGGGAGCCAAGATTAGCCAAGTGGGTGGGGATATCACTGCAACAGCTGATTGTCTGAAGGGAACGAATATCTATATGGATTTTCCTTCAGTAGGAGCAACGCAAAACCTCATGATGGCAGCTACTTTGGCTCAAGGGACAACCATTATTGAAAATGCAGCTCGGGAGCCAGAAATTGTTGATCTAGCTATCCTTCTCAATAAAATGGGAGCCAATGTCCGCGGAGCTGGGACAGAAACCTTGACCATCAAGGGTGTGGATCAGCTGCACGGTGCGGAACACGATGTCGTTCAAGACAGAATAGAAGCCGGCACCTTTATGGTAGCTGCAGCTATGACCTCTGGTGATGTTCTGGTTAAGTCAGCTGTTTGGGAACACAATCGCCCCTTAATTTCCAAGCTTTTGGAAATGGGAGTAGAAGTCACAGAGGAAGACGAGGGTATCCGTGTCAAATCAGATGTCAGCAAGTTGAAACCAGTGACTGTGAAGACACTGCCCCATCCAGGATTCCCCACGGATATGCAGGCTCAATTCACAGCCCTGATGGCCGTTGTAAGAGGTGAATCGACCATGATTGAAACTGTCTTTGAGAACCGTTTCCAGCATTTAGAAGAAATGCGTCGGATGGGATTAAACTCAGAAATCATGCGAGATACGGCCATTATCCACGGCGGTCAAGACTTACAAGGGGCTCAGGTTATGTCAACAGATCTGCGAGCTAGCGCAGCCTTGATTTTGATCGGGATGGTAGCCCAAGGGACGACAACAGTTGGGAAATTAACCCATTTGGATCGTGGCTACTATAAATTCCACGAGAAGTTGGCAGCGTTAGGAGCAGATATTGAGAGGGTGAATGACTAA
- a CDS encoding DUF1146 family protein, producing the protein MEILQSLITIICHLFFILMSFQLLTRLVNWEKILRLNPDNFRQINLLVMFLAIGLGFLVSSFFLSVISLAMTIFTTVH; encoded by the coding sequence ATGGAAATTTTACAATCACTTATTACTATCATCTGCCATCTCTTTTTTATTCTCATGAGTTTTCAGCTCTTAACCCGTCTGGTTAATTGGGAAAAAATTTTACGCCTTAATCCCGATAATTTCAGACAGATTAATCTTTTAGTCATGTTTCTGGCTATTGGCCTAGGTTTTTTGGTTAGCTCTTTCTTTTTATCTGTTATATCCCTTGCCATGACAATTTTCACTACAGTTCACTAG
- a CDS encoding F0F1 ATP synthase subunit epsilon: MTDHMTVQIVTPDGVRYDHHATYISVTTTDGEMGILANHVNTIAPLTVHEMKIRRIDDDNHVDWVAVNGGILEIKDNTVTIVADSAERSRDIDISRAERAKQRAERKLHEAEASHQIDDVRRAQVALRRALNRISVGNK; encoded by the coding sequence ATGACTGATCATATGACAGTACAGATTGTAACACCTGATGGGGTTCGTTATGATCACCATGCTACCTATATTTCAGTGACCACAACCGATGGTGAGATGGGGATTTTAGCTAATCACGTCAACACCATTGCCCCTTTGACAGTCCATGAGATGAAAATCCGTCGTATTGACGATGATAATCACGTCGATTGGGTCGCTGTCAATGGTGGTATCCTTGAAATTAAGGATAATACGGTGACGATTGTAGCGGATTCGGCCGAGCGGTCGCGTGATATTGATATTTCACGGGCTGAGCGGGCTAAACAAAGAGCTGAGCGTAAGTTGCACGAAGCGGAAGCCAGTCATCAAATTGATGATGTTCGCCGTGCTCAAGTCGCTCTGCGCCGTGCCCTCAATCGCATCAGCGTTGGAAATAAATGA
- the atpD gene encoding F0F1 ATP synthase subunit beta — protein MSSGKIAQVVGPVVDVKFATGDKLPEINNALVVYKNNDKKEKIVLEVALELGDGLVRTIAMESTDGLTRGLEVLDTGRAISVPVGKETLGRVFNVLGETIDLDEPFAEDAEREPIHKKAPSFDELSTSSEILETGIKVIDLLAPYLKGGKVGLFGGAGVGKTVLIQELIHNIAQEHGGISVFTGVGERTREGNDLYWEMKESGVIEKTAMVFGQMNEPPGARMRVALTGLTLAEYFRDVEGQDVLLFIDNIFRFTQAGSEVSALLGRMPSAVGYQPTLATEMGQLQERITSTKKGSVTSIQAIYVPADDYTDPAPATAFAHLDSTTNLERKLTQMGIYPAVDPLASSSRALAPEIVGEEHYQVATEVQRVLQRYNELQDIIAILGMDELSDDEKVLVGRARRIQFFLSQNFNVAEQFTGQPGSYVPVAETVRGFKEILDGKYDDLPEDAFRSVGPIEDVVEKAKKMGF, from the coding sequence ATGAGCTCAGGCAAAATTGCTCAGGTTGTTGGACCCGTTGTTGACGTTAAGTTTGCAACAGGCGATAAGCTTCCTGAGATTAATAATGCATTGGTCGTTTATAAAAATAACGATAAAAAAGAAAAAATCGTGCTCGAAGTTGCCCTTGAATTGGGTGACGGTCTTGTGCGTACCATTGCTATGGAATCGACTGATGGGCTTACACGTGGACTAGAAGTTCTCGATACTGGTCGTGCCATTAGTGTACCAGTTGGTAAAGAAACACTAGGACGTGTCTTCAACGTGCTTGGTGAGACCATTGATTTGGATGAGCCATTTGCAGAAGATGCAGAGCGTGAGCCTATTCACAAAAAAGCTCCTAGCTTTGATGAATTATCAACCTCATCAGAAATCTTGGAAACAGGTATTAAGGTTATTGACCTTTTGGCTCCTTACCTCAAGGGTGGTAAGGTTGGCCTCTTTGGTGGTGCCGGTGTTGGTAAAACCGTCCTGATTCAAGAGCTGATCCACAATATTGCCCAAGAACACGGGGGAATTTCCGTCTTTACAGGTGTCGGTGAACGGACTCGTGAAGGAAATGACCTTTATTGGGAAATGAAAGAATCCGGTGTTATTGAAAAGACCGCCATGGTCTTTGGTCAGATGAATGAACCGCCTGGTGCGCGTATGCGGGTGGCACTGACAGGTTTGACCTTGGCTGAATACTTCCGTGATGTAGAAGGCCAAGATGTTTTGCTCTTTATTGACAATATCTTCCGCTTTACCCAAGCCGGTTCGGAAGTGTCGGCCCTGCTCGGTCGGATGCCATCAGCCGTTGGTTACCAACCAACACTGGCTACCGAAATGGGGCAATTGCAAGAACGGATTACATCAACTAAGAAGGGTTCTGTAACCTCAATTCAAGCTATCTATGTACCAGCCGATGACTATACTGACCCAGCGCCAGCGACAGCTTTCGCTCATTTGGATTCAACCACCAACTTGGAACGTAAGCTAACTCAAATGGGGATTTACCCTGCGGTAGATCCTTTGGCTTCAAGCTCTCGTGCTTTGGCGCCAGAAATTGTCGGTGAAGAACACTACCAAGTAGCAACAGAAGTGCAACGTGTTCTGCAACGTTATAATGAATTGCAGGATATCATCGCCATCTTGGGTATGGATGAATTGTCAGATGATGAAAAAGTCTTGGTTGGCCGTGCCCGCCGTATTCAATTCTTCCTGTCACAAAACTTTAACGTGGCGGAACAATTTACGGGACAGCCAGGTTCCTATGTACCAGTTGCTGAAACAGTTCGCGGCTTCAAGGAAATCCTTGACGGGAAATATGACGATCTACCAGAAGATGCTTTCCGCAGTGTTGGTCCAATCGAGGATGTTGTTGAAAAAGCTAAGAAAATGGGCTTTTAA
- a CDS encoding F0F1 ATP synthase subunit gamma has product MAGSLSEIKTRIVSTEKTSKITSAMQMVSAAKLTKSEQAAKDFQVYAAKIRQITTDLLHAELTNGSDNPMLAARPVKRTGYIVITSDKGLVGGYNAKILKAVMDLIEEYHSEKNDYAIISIGGTGSDFFKARGIDLAFELRGLEDQPAFDQVSQIISQSVEMYKEELFDELYVCYNHHINSLTSQVRVEQMLPIVDLDANESEKEASNAFELEPDREAILEQLLPQYTESLIYGAIVDAKTAEHAAGMTAMQTATDNSKNVINDLTIQYNRARQAAITQEITEIVAGANALE; this is encoded by the coding sequence ATGGCAGGTTCTCTGAGTGAAATCAAAACAAGAATTGTTTCAACCGAAAAAACAAGTAAAATTACGAGTGCCATGCAAATGGTATCTGCCGCTAAATTGACGAAGTCTGAACAAGCTGCTAAGGACTTTCAAGTCTATGCAGCCAAGATTCGTCAAATCACAACAGACTTGCTGCACGCTGAGTTGACCAACGGTTCCGACAATCCCATGTTGGCCGCTCGTCCCGTTAAACGGACCGGCTATATTGTCATTACTTCCGACAAGGGTCTGGTCGGTGGCTATAATGCTAAAATCCTCAAGGCGGTCATGGACCTGATTGAGGAGTATCACAGTGAAAAAAATGATTACGCCATTATCTCTATCGGAGGTACTGGTTCGGACTTCTTTAAAGCTCGTGGGATTGATCTAGCCTTTGAACTGCGCGGTCTGGAAGATCAACCAGCTTTTGATCAAGTCTCGCAAATCATTTCACAGTCTGTTGAAATGTATAAAGAAGAGCTCTTTGATGAGCTTTATGTCTGCTACAACCACCATATCAATAGCTTGACCAGTCAGGTGCGGGTTGAACAGATGTTGCCCATCGTTGACCTTGATGCTAACGAATCCGAAAAGGAGGCTTCCAATGCTTTTGAATTGGAACCTGATCGGGAAGCCATCTTGGAACAACTCTTACCTCAATATACGGAGAGTTTGATTTATGGAGCTATTGTCGATGCCAAAACAGCTGAACATGCGGCTGGTATGACAGCTATGCAGACAGCGACAGACAACTCGAAGAATGTCATTAATGACTTGACCATTCAATATAACCGGGCTCGCCAAGCAGCGATTACGCAAGAAATTACTGAAATTGTTGCCGGCGCCAACGCCTTGGAGTAA
- the atpA gene encoding F0F1 ATP synthase subunit alpha, which produces MAINAQEISALIKKQIENFQPNFDVTETGVVTYVGDGIARARGLDNAMAGELLEFQNGAYGMAQNLESNDVGIIILGDFSEITEGDTVKRTGKIMEVPVGPELIGRVVNPLGQPVDGLGDINTNATRPVETPAPGVMQRKSVSEPLQTGLKAIDALVPIGRGQRELVIGDRQTGKTSVAIDAILNQKDQDMICIYVAIGQKESTVRNQVETLRKYGALDYTIVVTASASQPSPLVYIAPYAGVAMAEEFMYNGKHVLIVYDDLSKQAVAYRELSLLLRRPPGREAYPGDVFYLHSRLLERSAKVSDELGGGSITALPFIETQAGDISAYIATNVISITDGQIFLQENLFNSGIRPAIDAGSSVSRVGGSAQIKAMKKVAGTLRLDLASYRELEAFTQFGSDLDEATQAKLNRGRRTVEVLKQPVHQPLPVEKQVLILYALTHGFLDSVPVNDILTFEQAMYEYFEVHHADIFETIRTTKDLPEEAVLDAAIQDFKDQSSFE; this is translated from the coding sequence TTGGCCATTAATGCTCAAGAAATTAGTGCTTTAATTAAAAAGCAAATTGAAAACTTCCAGCCAAATTTTGACGTCACTGAAACTGGTGTAGTAACTTACGTTGGTGATGGGATTGCCCGAGCTCGCGGCTTGGATAATGCCATGGCCGGTGAGCTGCTCGAATTCCAAAATGGTGCTTATGGTATGGCTCAAAACCTTGAGTCCAATGATGTTGGTATCATCATCCTAGGAGATTTCTCAGAGATCACTGAAGGAGATACCGTTAAACGTACCGGTAAAATCATGGAAGTCCCAGTTGGTCCGGAACTGATTGGCCGGGTGGTCAACCCGCTTGGTCAACCTGTTGATGGACTTGGTGATATTAACACAAATGCAACCCGTCCGGTTGAAACACCTGCACCGGGTGTTATGCAGCGTAAGAGTGTTTCAGAACCTCTGCAAACAGGGCTCAAAGCCATTGATGCCTTGGTACCAATTGGTCGTGGACAACGGGAATTGGTTATCGGCGACCGTCAAACGGGTAAAACCTCAGTTGCCATTGATGCTATCTTGAACCAAAAAGATCAAGATATGATTTGTATCTATGTCGCCATCGGTCAAAAGGAATCGACGGTTCGTAACCAAGTAGAAACCCTGCGTAAGTACGGTGCTCTTGACTATACTATCGTTGTGACAGCTTCGGCTTCACAGCCCTCACCTTTGGTTTACATCGCACCCTATGCCGGTGTTGCCATGGCGGAAGAGTTCATGTATAATGGCAAGCATGTTTTGATCGTTTACGATGATTTATCAAAACAAGCTGTCGCCTATCGTGAACTTTCCCTTCTGCTCCGTCGTCCACCAGGACGTGAAGCCTATCCGGGAGATGTATTCTATCTTCACAGCCGTTTGTTGGAACGGTCAGCCAAGGTTTCTGATGAATTGGGTGGCGGTTCAATTACAGCTTTACCATTTATTGAAACGCAAGCAGGTGATATTTCAGCCTACATTGCAACCAATGTCATTTCTATTACCGATGGACAAATCTTCTTACAAGAAAACCTCTTTAATTCAGGTATTCGCCCAGCTATCGATGCAGGGTCATCTGTATCACGGGTTGGGGGTTCTGCCCAAATTAAGGCCATGAAGAAGGTTGCCGGTACCCTGCGTTTGGATTTAGCTTCTTATCGTGAGTTGGAAGCCTTCACCCAATTCGGTTCTGATTTGGATGAAGCAACTCAAGCCAAATTGAATCGTGGCCGCCGGACAGTAGAAGTCCTCAAACAACCAGTTCATCAGCCGCTTCCAGTTGAAAAACAAGTATTGATTCTTTATGCTTTAACCCATGGTTTCTTGGACAGTGTTCCAGTTAACGATATCTTGACCTTTGAACAAGCGATGTATGAGTACTTTGAGGTACATCATGCTGATATCTTTGAAACGATTCGGACCACTAAAGACCTTCCTGAAGAAGCCGTCTTGGATGCTGCCATTCAAGACTTTAAAGATCAGTCTTCATTTGAATAA
- a CDS encoding F0F1 ATP synthase subunit delta, producing the protein MDRKTQALVEQYADSLSQVALEKGLVSEIQEELSTYLTVFKETQLSAYLSSLALAREDKVSLVRNLEEFSSHYLKNFFEVILLNERERLIEPIFQAVSDKLVQATREFPVTVTTTVPLTQEQKERILKLSHQKFEINAQDIIEDFDDSIIGGFVLKANNKIIDTSIRSQLQQLKNNLK; encoded by the coding sequence ATGGATCGTAAAACACAAGCTCTTGTTGAGCAATATGCCGACAGCCTGAGTCAAGTGGCCCTTGAGAAAGGTCTTGTGTCTGAGATTCAAGAAGAACTCTCAACCTATTTGACAGTTTTCAAAGAGACCCAGCTCTCTGCCTATCTGTCAAGTCTTGCACTTGCTCGCGAGGACAAAGTTAGTTTAGTGAGAAATCTTGAAGAGTTTTCGTCACATTATTTGAAAAATTTCTTTGAAGTCATCTTGCTTAACGAACGTGAACGTCTGATTGAGCCAATCTTTCAAGCTGTTTCGGACAAACTGGTTCAAGCAACCCGTGAATTTCCTGTGACGGTGACAACTACTGTCCCTCTGACACAAGAGCAGAAGGAACGGATTCTCAAGCTCAGTCACCAAAAATTCGAAATTAATGCCCAAGACATTATTGAAGATTTTGATGACTCAATCATCGGTGGCTTTGTCCTCAAGGCCAATAATAAAATAATTGATACTAGTATTCGCAGTCAATTACAACAACTAAAAAACAATCTTAAATAG
- the atpF gene encoding F0F1 ATP synthase subunit B codes for MSILINSTTLGNIIITTGSVLLLLVLIRKFAWKQLTGIFKAREEKIAKDIDDAENARQQAESYVQKRRAELNAAKDDAAKIIDDAKETGQAQGSKIVADARADAERLKEKANQDIAQNKAEALSSVKGDVADLTVLLAEKVMAKNLDRSAQSDLIDQYLDQLGDA; via the coding sequence ATGTCTATACTGATTAATAGTACAACCCTTGGTAATATCATTATTACAACCGGCTCTGTTCTTCTCCTGCTTGTCTTGATTCGTAAGTTTGCTTGGAAGCAGCTTACTGGAATCTTTAAAGCACGTGAGGAAAAGATTGCTAAGGATATTGATGATGCTGAGAATGCCCGTCAACAAGCCGAAAGCTATGTCCAAAAACGCCGAGCTGAACTGAATGCTGCGAAAGATGATGCCGCTAAAATCATTGATGATGCTAAAGAAACGGGTCAAGCTCAGGGAAGTAAAATTGTCGCAGATGCGCGTGCAGATGCTGAGCGCCTGAAGGAAAAAGCTAACCAAGATATCGCTCAAAATAAGGCAGAAGCCCTTTCAAGTGTGAAGGGAGATGTGGCTGATTTGACTGTCTTGTTGGCTGAAAAAGTCATGGCCAAAAATTTGGACAGGTCAGCTCAATCTGATTTGATTGACCAATATCTTGACCAGCTAGGAGATGCCTAA
- the atpB gene encoding F0F1 ATP synthase subunit A produces the protein MESTTNPSVSFLGITFDLTILGMSLLTVLVIFFMVFWATRKMSLKPKGKQNILEFLYEFVNDTISQNLGGYTKNYSLLLFVIFTFVFTANNIGLITAIRTGKLNFWTSPTSNFGVTITLSLLIALVCHVEGVRKKGVTGYLKGFLAPYPAMLPMNILEQFTNIASLALRLFGNIFSGEVVTGLILKLAMVSIFTGPLAFVLNLFWVAFSAFIGFIQAYVFIILSSNYIGGKVND, from the coding sequence TTGGAATCTACAACTAATCCAAGTGTATCTTTTTTAGGTATCACATTTGATCTGACCATTTTAGGTATGTCTCTCTTGACGGTTTTGGTGATTTTTTTCATGGTTTTCTGGGCCACTCGCAAGATGTCCCTTAAACCTAAGGGAAAGCAAAATATCCTTGAGTTTTTGTATGAATTCGTCAATGATACGATTTCGCAGAATCTAGGTGGTTATACTAAAAATTATAGTTTGCTCCTCTTTGTCATCTTTACTTTTGTTTTCACAGCTAATAATATTGGCTTGATTACAGCTATTAGGACAGGGAAACTTAACTTTTGGACATCACCAACTTCTAATTTTGGTGTTACCATTACTCTTTCTTTGTTGATTGCGCTTGTCTGCCATGTTGAAGGGGTGCGTAAAAAGGGCGTTACAGGCTACCTCAAGGGGTTCCTTGCTCCTTACCCAGCTATGTTGCCCATGAATATTTTGGAACAGTTTACAAACATTGCGTCTCTGGCTCTGCGACTTTTTGGAAATATCTTTTCTGGTGAAGTTGTGACTGGTCTAATTTTGAAGTTAGCTATGGTCTCCATTTTTACAGGACCTCTGGCCTTTGTACTCAATTTGTTCTGGGTTGCCTTTTCAGCCTTTATTGGCTTCATTCAAGCCTATGTCTTTATCATCCTTAGTTCCAACTATATCGGTGGTAAAGTTAATGATTAA
- a CDS encoding F0F1 ATP synthase subunit C encodes MNLTILGLGLAVMGVSIGEGILVANIAKAAARQPEMFSKLQTLMFTGVAFIEGTFFVLFALSYIV; translated from the coding sequence ATGAATTTAACGATCTTAGGTCTCGGACTTGCTGTTATGGGAGTGTCTATTGGTGAGGGTATCTTGGTTGCCAATATTGCTAAGGCAGCCGCTCGCCAGCCAGAAATGTTCAGTAAACTGCAAACCTTGATGTTTACTGGTGTTGCTTTTATCGAAGGTACCTTCTTCGTTCTCTTTGCGCTTAGCTACATTGTGTAA